A part of Caretta caretta isolate rCarCar2 chromosome 1, rCarCar1.hap1, whole genome shotgun sequence genomic DNA contains:
- the LOC125630199 gene encoding zona pellucida sperm-binding protein 4-like: protein MGVIKQQGTSWGNLVWIFCSCLSLAWGAPNVFKDAVLVWDHSLLDCGWKSLQLTLPENHPEMISLLSALDLEGLPHPLSNSTCGVLISQKQDGSMIVTAPYAGCFFIKKNGYFLMTIRIKGIDDTGEVSFHEEELRCPIHLPALDAPSTSVCTAVLHPDRLPCATPPVSQEECEGKGCCYSLGDPVAPCYYGNTVTAQCTTDGQFSIAVSRDVTLPPLILDSVHLVSGHGSSCIPVAKSNAFVLYRFPLSACGTTFQGAGDQGVYENQLVADRDVRSWSTGSITRDSTFRLHVSCSYSTGDFLPLNVQVFTLPPPPPVTQYGPLTLELRIATDQQYSRYYVNSDYPVIKLLRDPVYMEVRILQRTDPNLALVLHQCWATPSTNPMQQPQWPILVDGCPYTGDNYQTKLIPVGAASGLQFPSHYQRFIINTFTFVDLASQKALSGPVYFHCSASACVPSAMESCKTLCTMTRARRAPEKQASENAPRYLVTTEGPVDFQNTEVDQTLEQKGSQWTRDLLSQEWEQMMMVAVGAGAIALVFVGVKYWQRQTLKQKNITSE, encoded by the exons ATGGGAGTAATAAAGCAGCAAGGGACTTCTTGGGGTAATCTAGTTTGGATATTTTGTAGCTGCCTTTCTTTAGCCTGGGGGGCTCCGAATGTCTTTAAAGATGCAGTATTAGTATGGGACCATAGCCTACTAGATTGTGGCTGGAAGAGCTTGCAGTTAACCCTTCCTGAAAACCATCCTGAGATGATTTCCCTTCTGAGTGCTCTGG ATTTGGAAGGACTGCCTCATCCTCTGTCCAACTCTACATGTGGTGTCCTCATCTCTCAGAAACAGGATGGTTCAATGATTGTCACTGCTCCTTACGCTGGGTGTTTCTTCATCAAGAAG AATGGTTATTTCCTCATGACTATCCGAATTAAAGGAATAGATGACACTGGGGAAGTATCTTTCCATGAAGAAGAACTGAGATGCCCAATCCACCTGCCAG ctCTAGATGCTCCAAGCACTAGCGTGTGCACAGCTGTTCTGCACCCAGACAGGCTGCCTTGTGCCACACCACCTGTGTCTCAGGAAGAATGTGAAGGGAAAGGCTGCTGCTATAGCCTTGGTGACCCTGTTGCTCCTTGTTACTATGGCAACACAG TGACAGCACAGTGTACAACTGATGGCCAGTTCTCCATAGCAGTCTCTAGAGATGTGACTTTGCCACCACTGATCCTGGACTCTGTGCATCTGGTCAGTGGGCATGGCAGTAGCTGTATCCCTGTGGCCAAGAGTAATGCCTTCGTTCTGTACAGATTCCCACTCTCTGCTTGTGGAACTACTTTCCAG GGAGCTGGAGACCAGGGTGTGTATGAGAATCAGCTTGTGGCAGACAGGGATGTGAGAAGCTGGAGCACAGGGTCTATCACCCGGGACAGCACCTTCAG GCTACATGTCAGCTGCAGCTACTCCACTGGGGACTTccttccactcaatgtgcaggtCTTCACCTTGCCACCACCTCCACCAGTCACTCAGTATGGCCCCCTCACTCTGGAGCTGAGGATTGCCACAG ACCAACAGTATAGTAGATACTATGTCAACAGTGACTATCCTGTGATTAAACTTCTGCGGGATCCAGTCTACATGGAGGTCCGAATCCTGCAAAGAACAGACCCAAACCTAGCTTTGGTTCTGCACCAATGCTGGGCCACCCCAAGCACTAATCCCATGCAGCAGCCACAGTGGCCCATTCTAGTGGAtgg GTGTCCATACACAGGTGACAACTACCAAACAAAGCTCATCCCTGTGGGAGCTGCTTCAGGGCTGCAATTCCCATCACACTACCAGCGCTTCATCATCAACACCTTTACCTTTGTGGATCTTGCCTCCCAGAAGGCACTTAGTGGACCA GTCTACTTTCACTGCAGTGCTTCAGCATGTGTCCCATCTGCAATGGAATCCTGCAAAACTCTCTGCACCATGACAAGAG CAAGAAGAGCACCTGAGAAGCAGGCCTCAGAAAATGCTCCAAGGTACTTGGTGACCACAGAAGGACCTGTGGACTTCCAGAACACTGAAGTGGATCAGACCCTTGAACAGAAAG GCTCCCAATGGACTAGAGATCTCCTGTCCCAGGAATGGGAGCAAATGATGATGGTTGCAGTAGGAGCTGGTGCTATTGCTCTGGTTTTTGTTGGAGTAAAGTATTGGCAAAGACAAACACTAAAACAAAAGAATATAACCTCTGAATAA